GAAAATGCCATCATACGGTCAATTAAGTCGGCAAACTCAGGGGTAAGTTCAGGAACGGTGTCTCGCCAAAGCAGTTTACCTTTGGCTGAATCGTAAAAATTGCCAGGATTTTGGACAGTCAAGAGATAAATTGCCGTGCCACCAAGAGCATAAAAATCTGACTGCAATACTGCTTTTCCCATCATCTGCTCCATTGACGTATATCCGTGGGTAACAACTCCTGTAATTTCGCCTGTGGCTTTTTTTTGCAGATAGCTATGAGTGACTTTTCTCACCGTGCCAAAATCAATCAGAGCAATACAGCCATTGGCACGAAGCATAATGTTTGAGGGCTTAATATCCCGATGAAAAAAATTCTCGTTGTGAACTTGTTCTAGAATCAAAGCTAACTCTGCTAACCAGCGTTGAACCCTTTTTAGCTTAATCGGGCGATTACCTCTTTGTTCAATATAATCGCTCAAGTTTAAACCCTCTATTTTTTCCATCACTAAGCAATGCAAGGATTCTTCCGTTCCTGTAGGAAAATATAAAAAATAACCATCTAGATCGATCTTTGGTATACCAGGATGATTGAGAATGCTCAATACTTGAGCCTCCTGCTGGAATAGCTCTATATATTTGGGATGATTATCCATTAAAATCTTGAGTACCCAACAACGAGAATTGAAGTCAATTATTTCATAGGTTATGCCAAATCCTCCTTGACCAAGTTCTCGAACCACACGATATCTTCCATCCAAAAGCAATTCCGAGCCACAACCTTGACAAAAAATTGTCGTATCACAATTATTTGGTTGTTTACATTGAGGATTGATGCATAAACTCATTAGCTTAAGTTCAAAATTAATATTAAACCTCTTTTTTGCATGAATCACGCGCTCGCTTAGTCAGGCCAATTTGGTTTGGAGTATATTATTGTCTCTTTTTAGAATGAAATAGCCCTGGGTCACATGAGCTAGGTTGTGATTTTTGTCTAATGAGGTGCAAAAGATCTGAGCTATTCCAAATTCGCGTTATCCAAAATCCTTGATTATCAAACTAAGCCTTTAAAAACCGAGCGAGTTGCTCCAACTTTTGCCAGGCTAGTCCGCTGTTGACAATATCCCTCGCCAGAACCAGAGTCCGAACAAAAGTGTCGAGATAATTATTCTCTTCAGGTACTACTTCACCAACATACAATGCCAAAGCTGCATTTAAGACAACTATATCTTGCTGGGCTTGAGTTCCTTGACCGCGAAGAACTGCTTGAAGAACTTCTGCGTTTTCTCGAACATTTCCCCCATGAAGTTGACTGATGGGAGTTCTGGAAAAACCCAAATCTTTAGGGTCGAGGGTGAGGGCATGAATTTGTTGGTTTGACAAAATGGAGAGTTCGCTTTTATCCCCCAACCCTGCTTCGTCTAAACCTTCGCATCCGTGAAGGACAATTGCTCGATTAGTTCCCAGTTGTTTTAAAACCTGCGCAAAAGTCGGTACTAAAGAGGAATGATTGACACCAATAACCTGCCCTGTTGGTCGCAAAGGATTGAGCAAAGGACCGAGTAGATTAAAAATTGTCCGCACTTTGAGGGTTTTACGCAAGGGAGCGATCGCTTTTAAAGTTGGATGCCAATCTGGAGCGAATAGGAAAGTGATTCCCACTGCTTCGAGAGCTGACTGAGCCTTTTGGGGGGTTGCCTTGAGATTAATACCCAATGCTTCTAATACATCTGCCGAGCCAGTTTTACCCGATGCCGAACGATTGCCATGTTTGGCAACCTTAACTCCAGCAGCAGCAGTAACAAAAGCCACAGCAGTAGAGATATTAAAGGTTGACGCTCCATCTCCACCAGTACCGCAGGTATCTACTAGAGGTGCAGTACCAACTAGGCAATCGCGCGATGTCGCTTTAACCGATTGAGAGTATAAGACCCGAACCATACCAAGCAACTCTTCGCTAGAAACTCCTTTTGCCTGAATTGCTGCTAAGATCGCCCCCGATACTACAGGGGAAATGGTTTCTGTAAGCCAACCAATCATTAAATCGGTAGCTTGAGAAACGGAAAGAGATTGACCTTCGAGTAATTGTTGCAATAAAGCAGAGTAATTAAGGGGTTCGTGAATTAAAAGCTTGTTATCTAAATTTGCTATTGACATAGTGATCTTTATAGGTTTGATTTACTCTAAAATGAAAAAACCGTACGAACTGTACCAGTTATAATTGTGCCGTTACTGTCTTGATTTCCTGAATTGGTAATTACTTGAGCCGATGGAGTAATTTGCAGACGACGACTTAATGGGTAGTTATAAAACAGTTCAAAATTAGTCTGGGTTGCATTGCCAACTTCGCTAGCGATAA
Above is a genomic segment from Coleofasciculaceae cyanobacterium containing:
- a CDS encoding serine/threonine-protein kinase, which gives rise to MSLCINPQCKQPNNCDTTIFCQGCGSELLLDGRYRVVRELGQGGFGITYEIIDFNSRCWVLKILMDNHPKYIELFQQEAQVLSILNHPGIPKIDLDGYFLYFPTGTEESLHCLVMEKIEGLNLSDYIEQRGNRPIKLKRVQRWLAELALILEQVHNENFFHRDIKPSNIMLRANGCIALIDFGTVRKVTHSYLQKKATGEITGVVTHGYTSMEQMMGKAVLQSDFYALGGTAIYLLTVQNPGNFYDSAKGKLLWRDTVPELTPEFADLIDRMMAFSPIDRPPNSRTIFNEVVAINPSLKILDEHFSVNIFTSQSTTSASETSIRPIINSTTIASDPFDERITPEFVERCYQELVEYIGPIANFICKRAVKQNPNMTETELCLALAKNISNLQQAKDFRQRFIR
- the trpD gene encoding anthranilate phosphoribosyltransferase, encoding MSIANLDNKLLIHEPLNYSALLQQLLEGQSLSVSQATDLMIGWLTETISPVVSGAILAAIQAKGVSSEELLGMVRVLYSQSVKATSRDCLVGTAPLVDTCGTGGDGASTFNISTAVAFVTAAAGVKVAKHGNRSASGKTGSADVLEALGINLKATPQKAQSALEAVGITFLFAPDWHPTLKAIAPLRKTLKVRTIFNLLGPLLNPLRPTGQVIGVNHSSLVPTFAQVLKQLGTNRAIVLHGCEGLDEAGLGDKSELSILSNQQIHALTLDPKDLGFSRTPISQLHGGNVRENAEVLQAVLRGQGTQAQQDIVVLNAALALYVGEVVPEENNYLDTFVRTLVLARDIVNSGLAWQKLEQLARFLKA